The Streptomyces sp. NBC_00102 genome segment CCATGGGGGTGGGCCCGTGCCCTCGTGCGTCACAGCCGTTCGCCCCGGCTCCGCGCGTTGCACCGCGCGTTCTCGGCCCGAAGGCGTTCGGCGGGATCCGCGAACCGGACCTGCTCCGGATCGGCCTGCCACTCGGCCCCTCCGGCCACCGGCCGCAGCTGCCAGAAGGCGCCCGAGACGCTCCGGAACTCGCCGATCACTCCGGGGCGTGACGCGTCCACCACCAGCGCCCCGACGGCGGGTTCGCTTCTCTTGGCGTTCACTCTTCTCGTCCTCTCCGCACCCTGGTGGTGCTCTTCGGGACACCTGGTGGGTGTCCCGGCACCCCTAGAGTGAGGCAGAAACGGGCCGGTTGGTATGGAAACCGGAGCCGACCTGCGCAGGGGTCGTCCGGGTGCGTGGGTCCGGGGCCTACCGGCGTCGTCGCGGCACCCGCTCGGGAGGCCCGGACCGCCGGTCGGGAGCGGGGGGATGAAAACCGGGAGGCAGGTTGACGGGGGTGCCGTGGGGCCGCGCGGACCCGCGACGAGGGCCCCGCGCGCACGGCGGAGGACGCATGCGTCACACCCGCCACCACCGCCTCAGGGGTCGCCGCTCAGGTGGCGCTGACGGCGGGAGGTGCCGCCTCGGGAGGTGCCGCCTCAGGAGGTGCTGCCTCGGGCGGCGCCGTCCGGAGCAGGCTCGAAGGCCGTCGGCAGCGAGCCGGGGGTGACCGGGGTCCGCTGGCCCGAGCCGGTGACCGGTAGCCGGGCGCCGTCCTGGGCGGGGTCGACGTACCGTGCGAACCAGGCGTCCAGGCGGGCGGCGAGGGCGATGCGCTCCTCGGCGCGGGACGGGTCGCCGGCGAGGTTCCGCTCCTCGCCCGGGTCGGCGACCAGGTCGTAGAACTCGTGCGGTCCGTGCGGGTAGCGGTGGACGTACTTGCGGTCCCGGGTGCGGATCATGCGGACCGGGCCGTACTCGTCGTAGACGACGACCCGTTCACGGTCGGCACCGGCCGCGGTCTCCCCGCCCGCGGGGTCTGCGGAACCGTCCTCCGTGCCCGCCAGGATGTCCGCGAAGGAGCGGCCCGGGAGGGCGGGGTCGTGGTGGTGGTCGATGCCGAGGTGTTCCACGAGCGTCGGCAGTACGTCGTACTGGGAGAGCAGCGCCTCGCTGTGCCGGCCCGCCGGGATGCGGCCGGGCTGGGACATGAGGCAGGGGACGAGCACCGAGCTGTCGTACATGTTCTGCGGGAAGGTGCCGTTGCCCTTGCCCCAGATGCCGTGGTGTCCGGCGTTGAAGCCGTTGTCGCTGGTGAATATCACCAGGGTGGATTCGGTGAGGCCGAGCGCGTCGAGCCGGTCGAGCACCCTGCCGATGGCGGCGTCCATCGCGGTGGTGGCGGCGAAATAGCCAATCAATGCCTCGCGGGTGTCGCTCTCGCCGCCGACCGGAGCGCCGTTCTCGTCGACGGGCTGCCAGGGGTGCGCGGGGCCCTGCGGGCAGCTGTCGAAGGCGCAGTCCTCGTACAACTCCGTGTACTCGGACGGGTGCTGGCCCTTCCACGGTTTGTGCGGGGCGGTGAAGTGCAGGGAGAGATGGAAGGGCTCCGGGCGGTCGGACTCGGCGGTGAGGAACTCCCGCGCGTCGTCGGCGAGCGCGTCGGTGAGGTACGACGGCTCCTCGGTGCGGACGCCGTCGCGGTAGAGCGGCGCGCCGTAGTACGGGCCGCCGCCGCTCTCGTGGGCGTACCAGTGCACGAACCCCTTGCGGGGGCGGTCGTTGGCGCCCAGGTGCCACTTGCCGCTGAGGCCGAGGCGGTAGCCGGCGTCGGCGAAGACATCGGTGAAGAGGGTCCGGCCGGACAGGAAGTCGATGCCCGTCCGGCCCGCGTGATGGTACGAGAGCCAGTCGTGCACCCCGTGCTGGGACGGCAGTTCGCCGGTGAAGAGTGAGGCGCGGGCCGGTGAGCAGACCGGGGAGGTGCAGAAGAAGCGACTGAAACGGACCCCGCGGTCCGCGAGCGCGTCCAGGTGCGGGGTGCGGATCTCGTCGTTGCCCGCGCAGCCCATGGCCCACGGCCCCTGGTCGTCCGAGAGGATCAGCAGGACGTTGGGGCGGTACGGGTCACGACTGGCCATGGGGAGTCCTCCTCGGGCGAACCGAACGGGAGTGGGGTGGGCCGCCCTGGAGCCGGGCGGTCCGTCGGGGGAGTGGGGCGGGCCGCGGGAGTCGGGCGGACCGCCCGGGAGCGGAACCGGCGGTGGAACCCGGCCGTCCGGTCGCTCCCGCCGTCCGGTCGCTCCCGCCGTCCGGGCGCCGGGGGTGGGTGCCTCGCCGGGGTGGGAGTCCCGCCGGGCTGTGCAGAGCGTGGGCTCTGATGGCCGGATAAGTCAACTGTTTCAGGCGCATGAATTGCTGATGTCTTTGGGTCCGGTTCGACTCCTGCTTCCCTGCTCGTCACCCGCAATCACCTGCTATTCAGCCGTTCTTGGAGAGGGGCAGGCGCGGATCCCGTGAAATTCATAGGTGATTCATTCGCTCTGTAAGCGATTGACCGCTCTATGAATGGCTGGAAATCATTGGGCCACTTCGCCAGCCCCGCCTCAGACCCCCGTCTCCGAGGAGAGCCATGCCCACCGACCGATCCGCGCGCCTCTCGCGCCGCACCGTTCTCGTCGTCGCCCTGGCGGCGACCCTCGGCCTCACGGCATCCGCCTGTTCGTCCGGCGCCTCCTCGGCCGGCGGGGGCGGCGACTCGTTCACCTACTGGTCGATGTGGAAGCAGAACGAACCGCAGGCCAAGGTGGTCCAGGCGGCGATCGACACGTTCACCAAGGACACCGGCATCAAGGTCAGCGTCCAGTGGAAGGGCCGGCAGGTCGTCCAGCAGCTGGCGCCGACCCTGAACACCTCCAACGTCCCCGCCGACCTGGTCGACTCCGCGGACCGCTTCGCCTACGCGCAGCTCCAGGCCACCGGCCAGGCGCTCGACCTCACCTCGGTGCTCGACCAGGAGATACCCGGCGAGAGCGGCAACACCGTCGGCAGCGTCGTACCGGCCGCCTACCGCGACCTGAGCACGGAGAAGGGCGCCCTCTGGCAGATCCCCTACGAGGTGCTGACCACCCAGGTCTGGTACGACGGCAAGGCCCTGCCCGACGTGGCCGCCGAGCCGCCGGCCACCTGGGACGAGTTCACCGCCCTGCTCGCGGACCGGAAGAAGGCGCGCGGCGACGGACCCCTCGCGCTGGACTCCGACATCGCGGACTACTCCGCCTACTGGACCTACTACGCCGTCCTGCGCGCCCTCGGCCCCGGCGCCTTCGGCAAGGCCGCCGCCGACCCG includes the following:
- a CDS encoding sulfatase-like hydrolase/transferase, which translates into the protein MASRDPYRPNVLLILSDDQGPWAMGCAGNDEIRTPHLDALADRGVRFSRFFCTSPVCSPARASLFTGELPSQHGVHDWLSYHHAGRTGIDFLSGRTLFTDVFADAGYRLGLSGKWHLGANDRPRKGFVHWYAHESGGGPYYGAPLYRDGVRTEEPSYLTDALADDAREFLTAESDRPEPFHLSLHFTAPHKPWKGQHPSEYTELYEDCAFDSCPQGPAHPWQPVDENGAPVGGESDTREALIGYFAATTAMDAAIGRVLDRLDALGLTESTLVIFTSDNGFNAGHHGIWGKGNGTFPQNMYDSSVLVPCLMSQPGRIPAGRHSEALLSQYDVLPTLVEHLGIDHHHDPALPGRSFADILAGTEDGSADPAGGETAAGADRERVVVYDEYGPVRMIRTRDRKYVHRYPHGPHEFYDLVADPGEERNLAGDPSRAEERIALAARLDAWFARYVDPAQDGARLPVTGSGQRTPVTPGSLPTAFEPAPDGAARGSTS
- a CDS encoding ABC transporter substrate-binding protein, with protein sequence MPTDRSARLSRRTVLVVALAATLGLTASACSSGASSAGGGGDSFTYWSMWKQNEPQAKVVQAAIDTFTKDTGIKVSVQWKGRQVVQQLAPTLNTSNVPADLVDSADRFAYAQLQATGQALDLTSVLDQEIPGESGNTVGSVVPAAYRDLSTEKGALWQIPYEVLTTQVWYDGKALPDVAAEPPATWDEFTALLADRKKARGDGPLALDSDIADYSAYWTYYAVLRALGPGAFGKAAADPTGKAFEAPEFVAALKRVQNLVKAGDFTSGYDGSKWPAVQQKWAKGKSDFLLLGTFAPSETSEFASPGFSYRSFPVPAVNTDGGKQAQDISLIGFSIPKKAKNTTAASKFIAYFLAKQQLSGISTEAKNITPRADIPAPAELADAQKALTSGTPVKTLDGVKETAAEWYTKVFQPLNTSFITGKLSAESFAGKLKSGTADYWKNAS